The following is a genomic window from Amaranthus tricolor cultivar Red isolate AtriRed21 chromosome 10, ASM2621246v1, whole genome shotgun sequence.
CAAGTAGcatatatattatgattatatGAAAAGAAAGTAAGTGTTGGGGGCAAAATTCATACGTATAAGACAAATAAAAAtggataatttaatatttataaggGTTCGAGGGGCGGGTCCAGCCGGATCCGGACCCGCCAATTATTTTTTagatccagatccgacccggatccgatgggtctcaaaaaataagacctAGACCCTtcaaaaaggggcgggtcctgGACCTGTGACCATCCCTATAATCACAAGTATTGAACCAGAAGTAGAATTGAAAAGGAAACAGTTCTGACAATCTACATGAAGATTAAAATACTCCCCCAAAACCAAATGATTCAATCACAAACCTGTCTTCTGCAAAGTAAATGTGTCTGTTTGATGGCTGATCATCTAAATTGTGTAGCATAGCTCTAAGCTTTTCAACTTTCTGTAAACACAAGGAACATAATATCAACAACATATACAAAAGAAACAGAAAGTTTTATCTCTTTCTCAGCATAATTAAAAACCATCAAGAATTATACACTAGAAGAGATTACCTTCTTTTCAATTTGTAGTTTCTGAAGCACATATCCAATGTCTTGTGTCTTCATCAATGAAAGTTCTTCTGGTGTATATTTGTTTGCCTCGCTCCTAAGGTCATACAGAAACAAAATAATGAGCTTATAAGTAGCATTAGACAACATACAAAGAACATAAGCAACAAAAACCATAAACCTACTCAGGTCTATGTACTCCATTAATTGTTTTGGTTCTGATCATGCCGAAATTGAATTCATCAGGGTTCCTATTAGCAGCCTTCTCTTTGAGTTTCTGCAAATCCCAATTTAGAATCGAGATGAGTGAGATCAATCAAGAGACAACATCCAACACAGCCAATgaaataaaaaccttaaatgttCTAGCAATAAAAGAACTAGCAACGAAATAATTACCCGTAATGTCTCCTCCTTTTTGTGGTATTCCCTAGCACGAATAACATAATCCTTGTGCTTTTCAAGGAACCCAAACTTTTTCCTTGAAGCCCTGACATGAACACagagaaaatataaattgaaaatgaagaaggatttaAAGCTAAGCTAATAAACAGGGGTGTGAAGACTCACGGTTGAGATCGCTCCTTATACGTCCTTTTAGGGATTGCATTCCTTATAGATGACATCTTGGATGCTTTAAGCAATTTCAAAACAACTCTCTTTGTCTAATATATAATCTGCAAAAATGAAACCTTGTAATTCACTACAGTAGTGTTGAGAAAAGAGGCTATATAATACACACACTTTctccctttgtgttgttagatgagcaaaaataaccaatccaatcaaacaaataataataatcccacaatcaagAGCAATAAAGTAAAAGTGCGGAAAGTAAAGCACACACGAtatttacgtggaaaacccaatgcgggaaaaaaccacgggaccgtaagtggtacactcttccactaatcaccaataaaattaatgggtacaaccaaaatcctctctagacaatactagaggtaatacaaacaccaaacaaccctaaaacatcactcaaaagtggtaaaataacaattagggtaaaattagggcaaaacAAATTACCCACTTACAATGCACAAAACGACAATCCAACCGTTGAATATGTAGGTTGGGTAGACAGAAACACCGTGTCAAAATTTGACGAAAAACGGAGCACGAATGGCCTTTGATCGGATCGCCGAAAGTCACGCTTTTCTTCTCCTCTAACCGTGCGCTCCTGTTTTCTGGTTTTGTGCGTGAATGTGTTTTTTTTGCAAATCTCATTATATTACTGCTGCCCTATTTTCCTTGGTATTtatagtttttcatttttttttatttttttttaaattaacaaataatactattattattagtccattattattaagcccataattaaaatattaattgggtCTTCCTCCAAGTGGGAGGGAATAACCCAACAAGTAGAAGATTAGGGTGGAAAACAAGAGCAAAAGCCCCCCAACAACTGTTCTAGTTCCATAAAAGATGTATGACATGAGAAACAAACACTTCGGACTTTCGACTTTCAAGGACTAACTTCGCAAAACCTGTTTATTATGATTGTGTGAACCACAAAACAATGAATGACAGGGTTAATTAACAATTATTTAACAAGTACCAAATGATAAAAAATGTCATCTGATATGCTTTTAGTAACAAGATGATCCATCTACCAATGGCCAATAATTTTGTGTAAAGATAAAATGACAATCCCAAAATTTTCCTTGCTTATGAACAATAACAAGCTAACATAAATAGTTTTGCAATGAAATTCATGATGACCACAAAAACAAATGATAATCTTTGTAGAGAGGGTAAATTTTTACTGTATGACTTTTTGAATACTAAAAGACACAAAAAATTTCTCATCTCCACTTCTCCTCCCCTTAAAAGTTAATACCCTCCCACCCATATCCCCACTTCCTAGAATTCACTTTATTCTGGcatttaaaaaggaaaatgagtAAATTTAATTCAGTACAATTGCTTTCTTAGAATAATGGACTACTACTGTGACTTCAATAAGAAGATTATTGATAAATTAGACCCCATTCTTAACTTCTGTTTCTGCTAAAATTGAAAAACCCTAATCTGCAAAAATACACCCAAAAACTCTATATGACTCAAATTTAGTCTCCATTAGCGCTCTAGTCTCAACTCATCAATTATCAATTCTACAATGGAATGATAAAAAATGCAGAAATTGAGCAAATTAATAGATGAAATTAGATTCAATACAACACAAAATTTAAGCttaattatcaagaaaaaatCACATAAATTAACTAACCTTAATAAGAGTCGATAGCCGAGGACGAACAGTAGGTTGGTTTTGACGAAGGGTTTCCACTTTCAATAACTCAGAACGAAAATGCTTCTCCCAAATTAAAGAGAAACCCTAGATTGATGGGGGTTAATTGTTTATCTCTTTTAGGGTTTGGGGGAAGAACAGAAGAAATAAAGGAAGAAAATGCGGCGCTTAGATATGAACTATCgactttttctttcttattattattgcttaTTACTAACTTAGTTTCAATATTCAGGCAACCCGACTTGTAAGTTGTAATTTATAAGTTgtaatgtatttttattttttaatttaacccGTCTTTTAAGATATAGATTGGAGTTTTTCGAATGTCTtagtatgagtttttttttatcgtCTTATTAGAAGATGGTCATTCATGCATATATTCTCCCTCCCCATGGTCGTACGATGTTACCACGCTTTCTCATATTTAATTGGAcagattataataaaaaataaaaataaattatatggaCAAGGGTAGTATTTGGCATTTTACAatattattttaaggttttatttttttggaaaaatttaatttgtactATCTGTaagaattgatttttatttgaaaattgatTAGCTTCTATCATATTTAGTaaattataggaaaaattataaaaaaataaatcaacctTTTCATGATAAATTGACAAttataattcatttttaaataaaataaaaaaattaagagtaaaatggATTTGGCTTGGAATTTGGATATTTAACTCTTCCCCTTCCCCAATATACAATTCAGGATTAGGTGCACCCTTTCAGTTCCAGGCTTCAAGCAGGAAACAGTAGAAAACTAACTATCCTGTAATCTACAAAGTGCAAATAACTAACCTAATCCTCTTTCTCTCCAACAACAATGCTAGGCTTAGGATTAGGAACTCTCTCACAGCCATTAGCGCCGCAATTAGTTCTAAAGAAGCTTCCTTTTTTACCATATTCATTCCCCAATTCTtcttcattatcattatcatcatggGTTAGTTAAAATTCCCCTTTTCCTGCTATGTTATCGTAGTTGTCTTTGTATTTAATACATGAATGAACATTTTCAAAGATACCCATCTGATATACTTGTTTTTCTATTTCAGGGTCCAACTGGGTTTCCCTTATTTGCTCAAAAAAGTGAAaagatttcaacttttgatgAAGTAATAATGGAAAAAGGTGAAGATTTTGAAGATGTAGAAGATGAATATGagtttgatgatgatgagtatgattttgatgaggaggaggaggaggatttcgatgatgatgaggaggaggaggaggaggaggaggatgaATTGATGGTTCCATTTCATTTGATGAATGCTTGGCTTGAGAAAAGACCAAAGGGGTTTGGTGAAGGGAAAGTTTATGATACTTCACTTGAAGATAAATTATTGGAAGAGATTGAGCAAAGTTTAAAAGCTCAAATTGCTAATGTTAATAAGCTTAAGAAAGAAGGGAAAATGCTTAATTCCAAGAATAAGATGCAGGAGGAGTTGTTTAAAGGTATATAATCTTATCTTTGGTTCTAATCAGTGAAACATAGTTCGTTAGTAGTTTACCTTTTGAATTTGCAATTCGCGATTAGCAAATTATGTAACACTGGTTGTAATTGTTATTCTTGGttagttttttttgcttttttttgggggcattttttgttgaaattgaaTGGATATATGTGGTATAACTTAATAACTATGCTGGGATTTTAGAATAAAATGCTTAGGGTAACATCTAGTTGAAGGTTTCTCgggccgagggactctttggacGCGTCCTACTTTATGGGTATGGTTTGCCgccttccttccctccccagaccctaacCATAGTTTTTCATGGCCGGGATTTAAtgggtataatgatgatgatgtagtTGAAGGGATATTGTTGGTTGCTTTAGGTATTCACTGTGAAATTTTGAGAAAAATGCTGGTATACATGACTGTAAAAATTGTTTGATTGATGACATGGGTTTGTACTTTGTACAATGATGAATCTATAATGCTATGATTCTGTATCATCTGTTTATATAAACTATGTCTAGATTAGAGGTGGCTTATGATCATATTGTCAAGTGATCATATAGTGAGGTACATCATTAGCTTGCATATTGGAGTCAAAATACTCTAATGCAAGAACTTTAGTTtggattttaaaaattttgcttCTTTAACTCATGTTTGGGCCGtatcctcctttatgggtatgggttaccgccttccttccctccccagaccctgatagTTTCTATGGGTGGGATACACTAGGtacgatgatgataatgatgatgctTCAGTAACACATGTTTGTAGTTTTCAGTTGAAATTTGGCCTCATTTGCTTGTTAAGTTTTCTCCATTGCATAGTAGTTCAAACGGTTTTGTAATCTGCTAGATTTCGTTTGGCTTGGCTATCATAGGTCTACAGCTGAATGTTGCTCCTCGAAATCTGGTATCTTGACGACTTATCTGTTCGATTGTTGTATCACAAGTATTACATTTCGCATTTGCTTGAAAAATGACTTACTAAACACAAGTAGATGTTTGGTGAGTCTTGCCGATGGCTATTGTTCCAGTGCAATTTTGAGCAAATCTGTCTCCAAGTTTGGCAATTGAATCATAGTTTCTACAATTCAAATACTACATACTCTAGGCAATTGCTTTTTAATAACTATTGCTATCTTAGATTGTCTTTTCCCAAACCAAGGTAGAAAGGGTCGTATAGTTTATTGCGAGTCTTGTGATTTTGGCTGCTGGTAGACCCGATATAGCTGTTCTAAATGTACTGCTACAACGTTTTACATGCTATAATCCCAAATTCAAGTGCTTCTGCCTAGGCGGGGTTAGGGAATATGCAGGGTTTGGGAGTTCGGATGATGCGACCTTACTCTTGTAATAACAAAGGGGTTGTTTTGCTAACATCATTTGCaactttaaataaatatataatactaaagatttaatgagtcattttaatctggtctattataatttataaccaaAGAAATGAAGAACTATAGATCATTGTCTCCATTGACATGGATGGCTATAGagaactaataaaaatatatattttggaCTACCTCTATGCAGCTTCGGAAGGTGTTCCGAGTGGGATTCGTGTTCGTATTAACAACCTTCCGAAGAAGAAGAATATCTACAGAGATTTAAAGTCGGCCTTTAAAGGAGTACCCGGAATGATCAACATATCACCTGTGAATTCCGGGAACAAGAAAACAAGGGATCCTGTCTGCAAAGGCCTTGCTTTTGTCGATTTCATGTCCGTTAAGGATGCAAACAGGTATCGGGTTTTCCTTCTCACTGCGAGAAAACAACTAATTTTCCGTTCTCCATACAATGTTCTGCGCATCTATGTTCTTACAACTTCtctttgaattattattttgaaatcgcGAGTACTTTTTGCCTTCTGTTTACTACAGCTTTGTTCAGATGTTCTCGGGCCAAAGTATTGCCTTTGGCAAGACCGAGAAGCTGATAAAGTGTGAAATTCTAAAGCCGGTTGATCCTAGTTTCGAAGGATTACCTTATGATGGGTACAGCAGTGGTTCTGAGGCAACTTATACTTTCTTAGAGGAGGATGAAGACGAAGATGAAGGTGAAGACGATGACAATGATCAAAATGATACATACTTAAACTCTGAAAATCTTACCCTCGAGAAACATGTAAAACACATGGAAACGATAGAAGCAAAAGTGGTTGCTAGAGCTTCGTCGTATGAAGAGGAGACGAAGGCGGTTAAAAAGATGCCAAAGCTCACAAATCAGACGGAGGTTACACATAAGCCAGATAGGAAGCCAAGCCAGAAGACCAATAAGAAACAGAACCTTAAGTCAGATACAAAGCCAAAGCCTATAATACCGGGATCTGCAAAGAAGTAAGCTAAGCCAAAACATCGAGCTAGCATATTGTCAATGTCCACAACTCtgcatcattgttcatttcttttgtttttcccATTTTTGATGTACTAGTTAATGTAATGCAGGTTGAAAGTCAAGGAGAAGGCTAAACTTGCAGAAGTTTTCTCTAGATATGGAACGAGAGAAGCCAAGGCCtctaaataaacataattttttcgattttgtggACGAGAGAAGTCTTCTCCTATATTTCAGGACTACATGAAAAACGGAAAGAGTATGCTGCTTGACTGCAGAAGGAAAACATATGTGCTCTGTGGCCTGTGTAAGGAAGAGCTGCTGAATGCTGATACATTTTTGGCCTGTGTAATGTTTGAAACTCTGCTATTTAATTATCCGTCTCATTAAATTCgctacattttaatttttcatattagAGCTTTCAGGAAAATATATAGTAAACTCAGTGGAAGAAGTGTCAAGTGTGTTTGTTATTCGCTACAACTACTGAATTAATACATCATTCCAGTCTCTTATCCAATACACATGTATATTATACACTAAAGTGCAAATTCATTTTGAGTAATGTTTTCACACTATATTAGAACCTAATTTTCGGCTAACGAAAAGTCGTTTACCAAACACATTGTTCTATTGTTTTTTCTACTGCAAACACATGTGCTTCAGCTTTTAAATTCTGCAAAGTTCTATAatagataataaataaaatacaattcaACCCCTTTTATAGCATCTAGATGACAaactttgtcttttttttttccatgatGTATTATTCTTTGTTTGTCTTATTCTTCTTCGTtgtcgtttttttgttgattatgtttGACAAATGGTTGGCTAAACTGTTGGCTTGAGCTTAAGCCATTGGCTGGTTTGACTGACTAAAGATATTGACTGAAAAATATAATCCGAGTTTTATCTAGAGCAAAGTCGGAGGGTGAATAATCTGAGACGAATTTGACCCATTGCCATCAATTGAAAACCCGAAAGACAAAAATCAACCAAAAGAAGCCATTTGCGAAACTCGATTAATTATGTTTGTTGTGTTGTTAGCTGGTACATGGGATTTGTAATTTGTTCCCTTTGGCTAAGAAGCTTCCTATTGAACTATGTATAgaagtaaatatgtattaagTATAAAGTATGATTTGGATCTACTGATGCTCATTAATTGCTTTGGATTTATTTAACATTTGTGACAACTAAAATGAGAAATGATTTTCTAAGTCAACAgattccttttcattttcagtAGCTACAACTACAAGCAAAAAACAGAATCCCATTACTTTGACTCAACATCTCTGAACCAGAAATGGAATTGGGAATAGCATTATCTGTTGTGCAAACTCTCTTTGCTGCTCTGCAATGTCCAATGCTCAAAAAAATCCCTTCCATATGGGGGCACAAAACTAAACTTGATGATCTCCAACGCACAGTCGCCACAATCAAGGCCATGTTAAGTGAAGCAGAGACCAAACAAGACTTCTCCGATCAAGTGAAACTCTGGATCGAGGAGCTCAAGGATGCGGTTTATGATGCTGACGATCTGTTCGATGAGTTACTGACTATCACTAAGCTGAAGCAGCTCAACGAAGATGGGAAAACCTTCAAAAAGGTGCGGGATTTCTTCTCTAGATCTAATCCTCTCATTGCTGCTAACAATGTGTCTCGACGCGTTGAGGAGATCAGGGAGAGTTTGGATGCTATTGCTAGCAATCACAACAATTTTGGCTTTAAGGTTGAGTCTAAACAAAACAAGAGGAGAAGGGACGAGACTTGTTCTTATGTATACGAGGGTTATACCGTTGGGAGAGATGATGATGTCGAGAAAATTGTTGGTTCTTTAATAGATCCTTGCATTCCGAGTGATGTATCTTTCCTTACTATCGTAGGGATTGGAGGGTTAGGAAAAACTGCACTCGCTCAACTTGTGTATAATTGCAAGAGTTGCAAGTGTATTTTCATTAAGATTGTGAGCTTGTGTTTCTGATCATGATCAAGAGCAATTGGACGTAGGAGGGATTCTTTGTAAGATTTTGGGCTCGATTACGGGTGAAAATTATGAGCAATCCAATGTGAATTGGGTGCAATGCCAACTTTGTCAAAGATTTGCAAGAAATAGATATTTGCTCGTCTTAGATGATGTATGGACCGAGAATCGTAATCAGTGGCAAAAGTTGGAAGGATTCTTATTGAGTGGCCAAAGCAAAAGTTGTATAGTGGTAACAACTCGTTCATATAAGACCGCGAGCATTATTGGGGCGGGCCAAATACATGAATTGCAAGGCTTGTTAAAGGAGAATTCATGGCATTTGTTTAGAAGGATAGCATTTGGATCGGAACAATCAGTACATGATGGGGATTTGGTCAAGATCGGCCAAGAAATTGTTGAAAAATGTGCCGGAGTTCCTCTTGCTCTACGAGTGGCAGGAAGTCTATTGTATGGTAAAAATAAGAGTCAATGGATATTATTTCAGAAGAACGGGTTTTCCAACTCCAGAGAACGTCAAAACGATATCATGTCAATATTGAAACTTAGTTACCATCAGCTCGAGTCTCCATTGAAGAGTTGTTTCACTTATTGTGCGTTGTTTCCCAAAGGTGTCGTGATCGAGAAGGGGTTGTTAATTAGCCTTTGGATGGCGCAAGGCTTCATTGTTCCATTAGACGTTGGTCAAAGGATAGAAGATGCTGCCGATCAGTATTTTTCTCTTCTACTGCAAcgatttttttttcaagatgTAGAATGTGATGAATATGGTGAGATTTTCTCGGTTTACAATGCACGATCTCATGCATGACATGGCTAAAAACATTGCCGGGAACGAATTCTGCATAAAAAACCCTATCCACAATGTGGATAAAAAAGTTCGGCATCTAGCGCTTATGCGAGGTAAATCTTCACAATGCTTTTTCACTCACACCCGAATTCGCTCATATCTTTCTGTTGGAAATTGTTATGTGAAAGCTGAGATTAGGCAGTCTTCTTTGGAAGTGTTACTAGAAAAATGGAAGTACTTAAGGGTACTAGACCTTAGTAACTTGGCTATAGACGATGGAATTTTACCAGATTTCATTGGTGAATTGCTACATTTAAGGTTTCTAGATCTTTCTAGAAATTGGTGGTTAGAGATGCTCACTAAAATCATTACAAAATTGTATAATTTACAAACATTAAAATAAACTGATTGTATCTCATTGGAAGAGTTGCCAAAAGATGTAAACAAGTTAGTTAATCTTAGGGCATTGGATATAAAGGGTTGTTCTATGTTGACCCATATG
Proteins encoded in this region:
- the LOC130826060 gene encoding probable U3 small nucleolar RNA-associated protein 11, producing the protein MSSIRNAIPKRTYKERSQPASRKKFGFLEKHKDYVIRAREYHKKEETLRKLKEKAANRNPDEFNFGMIRTKTINGVHRPESEANKYTPEELSLMKTQDIGYVLQKLQIEKKKVEKLRAMLHNLDDQPSNRHIYFAEDREEAKELLSKSSQKKELNTLGPIPEEIKSMVNASYKELEARMKRVEDLERVHAEMTLQKELQKKGRKRKLREDEIVCPTSKPVYKWRAERKR
- the LOC130826063 gene encoding uncharacterized protein LOC130826063 isoform X1 → MLGLGLGTLSQPLAPQLVLKKLPFLPYSFPNSSSLSLSSWGPTGFPLFAQKSEKISTFDEVIMEKGEDFEDVEDEYEFDDDEYDFDEEEEEDFDDDEEEEEEEEDELMVPFHLMNAWLEKRPKGFGEGKVYDTSLEDKLLEEIEQSLKAQIANVNKLKKEGKMLNSKNKMQEELFKASEGVPSGIRVRINNLPKKKNIYRDLKSAFKGVPGMINISPVNSGNKKTRDPVCKGLAFVDFMSVKDANSFVQMFSGQSIAFGKTEKLIKCEILKPVDPSFEGLPYDGYSSGSEATYTFLEEDEDEDEGEDDDNDQNDTYLNSENLTLEKHVKHMETIEAKVVARASSYEEETKAVKKMPKLTNQTEVTHKPDRKPSQKTNKKQNLKSDTKPKPIIPGSAKKLKVKEKAKLAEVFSRYGTREAKASK
- the LOC130826063 gene encoding uncharacterized protein LOC130826063 isoform X2, with translation MLGLGLGTLSQPLAPQLVLKKLPFLPYSFPNSSSLSLSSWGPTGFPLFAQKSEKISTFDEVIMEKGEDFEDVEDEYEFDDDEYDFDEEEEEDFDDDEEEEEEEEDELMVPFHLMNAWLEKRPKGFGEGKVYDTSLEDKLLEEIEQSLKAQIANVNKLKKEGKMLNSKNKMQEELFKASEGVPSGIRVRINNLPKKKNIYRDLKSAFKGVPGMINISPVNSGNKKTRDPVCKGLAFVDFMSVKDANSFEGLPYDGYSSGSEATYTFLEEDEDEDEGEDDDNDQNDTYLNSENLTLEKHVKHMETIEAKVVARASSYEEETKAVKKMPKLTNQTEVTHKPDRKPSQKTNKKQNLKSDTKPKPIIPGSAKKLKVKEKAKLAEVFSRYGTREAKASK
- the LOC130825893 gene encoding disease resistance protein RGA2-like, whose protein sequence is MELGIALSVVQTLFAALQCPMLKKIPSIWGHKTKLDDLQRTVATIKAMLSEAETKQDFSDQVKLWIEELKDAVYDADDLFDELLTITKLKQLNEDGKTFKKVRDFFSRSNPLIAANNVSRRVEEIRESLDAIASNHNNFGFKVESKQNKRRRDETCSYVYEGYTVGRDDDVEKIVGSLIDPCIPSDVSFLTIVGIGGLGKTALAQLVYNCKKQLDVGGILCKILGSITGENYEQSNVNWVQCQLCQRFARNRYLLVLDDVWTENRNQWQKLEGFLLSGQSKSCIVVTTRSYKTASIIGAGQIHELQGLLKENSWHLFRRIAFGSEQSVHDGDLVKIGQEIVEKCAGVPLALRVAGSLLYGKNKSQWILFQKNGFSNSRERQNDIMSILKLSYHQLESPLKSCFTYCALFPKGVVIEKGLLISLWMAQGFIVPLDVGQRIEDAADQYFSLLLQRFFFQDVECDEYGEIFSVYNARSHA